In Penaeus monodon isolate SGIC_2016 chromosome 8, NSTDA_Pmon_1, whole genome shotgun sequence, one DNA window encodes the following:
- the LOC119575955 gene encoding piggyBac transposable element-derived protein 4-like gives MSSSVFAKTMTRDRYDVLTSALHFADNEGEHPAEDRLWKLRHVLDVLDSTYRSVFVPNKNVTVDESLWAFKGRHHARQYNPSKRARRGLKDYKLCSSDGPEAGYTAAFKIYMGQDRGVFPSSMKAVTDLLEKADLLDKGYQLHTDNWYTFHYLQTRKTSAVGTVRLNRRGMPSDLQASRGQIDFRSSKTGMICLQWVDKRPVTMLSTAHTSKVVTLPPNRRGVERSKPEVVVEYNNGMKGVELSDQLAQSYPSTKKTVKWYKKIFFYLLDMSTTNAIHRALGGKLTQYESFEDC, from the coding sequence ATGTCCTCATCGGTGTTCGCCAAGACGATGACCAGGGACCGCTACGATGTCCTAACCTCCGCGCTCCACTTCGCTGACAACGAAGGGGAGCATCCCGCGGAGGATAGGCTTTGGAAGCTGCGCCATGTGTTAGACGTCTTGGACTCGACGTATCGATCCGTCTTCGTCCCGAACAAGAACGTGACCGTCGACGAGAGCTTGTGGGCCTTCAAGGGGCGTCACCACGCCCGCCAGTACAACCCGAGCAAGAGGGCTCGGAGAGGGCTGAAAGACTACAAGCTTTGCTCGTCCGACGGTCCGGAGGCAGGGTATACGGCGGCCTTCAAGATCTACATGGGGCAAGACCGCGGCGTATTTCCATCCAGCATGAAGGCCGTCAccgacctgctggagaaggcagaTCTACTCGACAAGGGGTACCAGTTACACACCGACAACTGGTACACCTTCCATTACCTGCAGACCCGGAAGACCAGTGCAGTTGGGACTGTGCGTCTCAACCGGCGTGGCATGCCCTCGGACCTGCAGGCGAGTCGGGGACAAATCGATTTCCGGTCCAGCAAGACCGGAATGATCTGCCTTCAGTGGGTGGATAAGCGTCCAGTTACGATGCTTTCCACCGCCCACACCAGCAAGGTCGTTACCCTGCCTCCCAACCGCCGAGGGGTGGAGAGGTCGAAGCCTGAAGTTGTCGTTGAGTACAACAACGGCATGAAGGGCGTCGAACTCTCGGATCAGCTGGCGCAGTCATATCCATCTACGAAGAAGACCGTCAAATGGTATAAGAAAATTTTCTTCTACCTATTGGATATGTCTACGACCAACGCTATCCACCGGGCCCTCGGCGGAAAACTAACCCAGTATGAGTCGTTCGAGGATTGCTAG